GTCAAACCAAGCTGAGTACTGTTTTGGTTTGATTAGAAATATTGACCTAGATATAGAGGATGAGGAACTGCTGAAAGAATTTAATGTCTCGCAGGTAGTCTTGGCAATTCGTCGCCTAAATCGACTTAATGAAGACGGCCAATGGGTTAAAAGTGAAGCCATACGTATCTGCTTCAAAGCGACTTCCCTCCCGTCTTATGTGTACGCGTATGATTGTCGCTTTAAAGTAGAGCCGTATATATTTCCAGTATCACAATGCTCAGGGTGCTGGAAATTTGGCCACCGAGCACGTACATGTCCGACCAAAAAAATCGTGTGCCCTAAGTGTGGAAAAAACCACGAGAACTGCAATACTACAGTAATGACGTGTATCAATTGTCAAGGCGCACACATGGCACTGGATAAAACATGTCCAGTGTTCTTGAAAGAAAAGAGACTAAGAATGATTATGAGCAAACACTTCTGCACATATAAGAAAGCTATGGAACTTTACTATGAGCAAGAAAGCACCTCTACAGAGTCACCAAGCGATGCGATTGATAACACCCAGTTAAGTACGAATACGTCGTATCGGGATGCCTTAACTTCGCAAAAGTCTAGTGCAGTAGTCTTTACACCAGATATTAGAAAGGAAGAGGACAAACTGAAAGAGGTTCTTCCCTTAGCCGGACCTTCTTCTCCAGTGAACAAACAGCCAAGGCAAAAAATCAAGGCAAGGAAGCGCAGAGAGGAACCTAAATGTGACCTTCAACAACCGGCTCTACCATCGGCAAATCAAGGTAAACAAGAGGGTGAAGATGAGAAAGAGAAGAGGAGAAATAGTACGAGATTTCGAGAGATACTTCAAAAACTTAAAGAGATCTGTCTATCAAGACAGACATTGGAATGTAAAGTTAAGGCTGTAGTTAGTTTTTTGATTGAACAAGTAGTGTCATTTGTCTTAGACATCGTGAAGGGCGGCGACTTGTTAAATATGTTATCTATATTTAATTATGGATAATAGCCGCAAAGATTATACTTTAAACTTAGTCCAATGGAATTCACAAAGTCTAAGACCCAAATTAACAGAATTGGACCTTTTTTTGACACAGGAGAAGGTTCATATTGCATTAATATCTGAAACGTGGCTTGAGCCTGGCTCGGCATTAAACATAAGCGGCTATAATATTTTTCGCAAAGACAGGGATGACTTACATGGGGGAGTCTGCGTAATTACTCACAAATCGATAAAAGCTCAGTTACAGAATATTAATTTACCAAATACCGAAATTGAATGTATAAGTATAAAACTTTTAAACTGTAATATATTACATAACGTTGTTATAGTATACTGTCCACCGAGAGTTAGAACCACTCAATCTGATTGGGACTACATTTTCACACTTTTTCCAAGGAAATGTTTAATTGCAGGAGATTTTAACGCCCACCACACGAATTGGTCTTACAGAACAGAAATAAGGGGCTCCCAAATTCTTGACGCTTCACTAGAAGCTGGGTTTGTGTCAATTAATAATGGTCAAGCCACTAGAGTCAAATCGGTGAACGGTATACTTCAACAAACTTCACCAGATATATCTTTCGTGTCCTCAGATGTCGCAGGTAATTTTACATGGAATGTTATTAGCGAAAATCTGGGCAGTGAccacttatttattaaattaaagattATATATCAGGAACTCAGAGTAATGCATAAAAAACGAAATTATAAACTAGCTAATTGGGATTTATATAGAGAGCATTTAGAACGAACATTACGTCTCCTAGAAGGAGACCGTAATGTACAAGAAATGTATGATAACCTTACTACACAAATCAATCTAGCGACAGAGGAAAGTATTCCTTTTGTTAAATTATGCCCGTATCCAAATTCAAAATTTAGACCGAAACCTTATTGGAACCCTTCTTTATCGGCATTGGTAGCAAACCGCAGGCTCGCGTTGAGCACTTTTAGGAGAAACCCCACACCTcacaatttagatattttagaaCAAAAATCGGCTGAAGCAAAGAAGGCTATACTACATGCAAAGAGAGAGAGTTGGCAAAATTACTGTAGTAGTGTAGATGAATCTACAAGTTCCTCAGAAATGTGGCAGCGAATGAGATGGATCAAAGGTTTTAAAAAATCTAGTTACAACTTTTCACATGAAGAAAAGTCAAACATGCTAAGCAGCCTGGCCCCAGACTTTGTTCTTCCACAAGCTCCCGTGTGCTTTTCGAACAACCCTATTTTAGACATCAATTTTTCTATTCATGAGCTAaataactgtttaaaaaaaaaagacacaGCACCAGGAGATGATGAAGTCACTTACTCTATGATATACTATCTACCAGACtcagcaaaaaaatatttgttacataTATACAATCTTATTCTAAGTTCCGGCGAGCTGCCTTCTCAGTGGCGAGAGATTAAAGTAGTTCCCATACCTAAACCAGACAATAATCCAAACTTACCTCCTAAGATTAGACCTATTTCACTAATATCATGTTTATGTAAGACTCTCCACCTCTTACTAGTTAAAAGACTTGAATGGTACATAGAATCAAATCATTTTCTATCTCCGTGCACGACAGGTTTTAGACGAGGCCAGTCATCGCTGGACTGTCTGACTAGAGTTGTCTCTCACATACAAATCGGTTTCACCACAAATGTTCCCACACTCGCTTGCTTCCTGGATATTGAAGGCGCTTATAATAATGTCCTAATTGATCAATTAATGAACATTTTAGATGACCTAGGAGTTGGTAAGCGGATATGCAAATACCTGTGGAATTTTCTGAGTAATAGGATTCTTATAGTTAAAGATACTGTCAACAGCCAAGAAACAGTAATAAGACATACCAGCAAAGGCCTAGCACAAGGCGATCCACTTTCCCCGCTCCTTTTTAATATAGCTACATCGAAATTGTGCCGTGACATCACAAACGTACATATGTGTCAGTATGCAGatgattttatattatataaaagtaataaaaatatcgcCCTTAGTCGCAATGCTATTCAGGAAGCATTAGATTATTTTGTAACTACCTTAGGTACTTTAGGTTTACAGATATCAgaacaaaaatcaaaattttgtattttcagCAGAGGGCATAAACGACAACAGGTAGAGTTAACAGTAAACAATATGCCTTTAGCTTCGGTCACATCTTATAAATACTTAGGCCTTTGGCTTGATAGGTCACTCCGTTGGGGCAAGCATATCAATGAAATTACAGAGAAAGTACAAAGAAACCTTAATGTCTTACAAGTCTTAGCTGGTAAATCATGGGGCCTACATCCTAAGCACTTACGTAGAATATACATCGCGCTAATTAGGAGCCGAATCGATTATGCTAGTTTTTTATACGACAACAGTGCAAAATGCAATACATATAAGCTAGATAAAACACAAAACAAGGCGCTGAGGATTGTAGGCGGCTTCATACGAACCACCCCCATCCATAGTATGGAAAGTGAAATTTGCATTCCACCTTTATTTGTCAGGAGGCGATTTCTTGCAATTAAGTACCGGCTGAAAGCTCTTTCCACTTCAAATAACGAAACCAACTCCCTGCTACACAATTTAACTTTGCTCAATCAGAATAGGTACTGGGTGAATAAAAAACCGCCTCTTCTAGTCACCGCTGGTAGGGATGTTGCAGATGAAACCATATTCTCATCTGACCGCCTACAAATGTTTTCTCTTAACACGTGGGTATCAAATATAAATGTGAACAATCTGGTTACCTCCAATTTAGACTGTATAAGTGACTCTAAAAATACTTATGAATATAACTGTCTTAAATATATTGTCTTAGAGGAGTTACGTCAAAAGTATAAGGATTGGCAAATTTTATACACAGATGGGTCTAAGAGTCCGCTTGGAAAGGGAGCCGCTTTTTATGACACACGTAATCCTTTATGTGTCCAGGATAACATGTTTAAGGTTGTAGGAGATGTTTGTGTGATGACAGTAGAACTGGTCGCAATCTCGCAAGCACTTTCCTATATCTCTAACAGGCGAATTAGAAAAGTAGTAATTTGTACAGATAGTAAGAGTGCTTTACAACATATTTCACGATCGATTCGTGGACACAGAGGGGTACCGACTGTCTATGAAATTCTTGAAAAGATCCTTCTTTTAACACAAAATAATAGTGTAGTACGACTGCAATGGGTTCCTTCTCATATAGGATTAACGGGTAATGAGAAAGCTGATCAGCTAGCTAAACGGGCAGCAGTAGACGGAAATGAAACGGTCATCAGACCGAGTTATTTAGAAGCTTTTAGTCGCTATAGGAGCACAATCCACTTACTATGGAAGGAATACTTCAACGAACGCTCTAAAGAAAAAGGGATTTGGTACAAGGCCATTGCAAGTGAGCCTCCGCGGATTCCATGGTGCCTTAATACTGACGTGGGTCGAAAGACTGTCGTAACAGCGCATAGATTACGAACTGGTCACGTGCCCCTCAATAAATTTAGGTTTCTAATGAAGCAGATCGACTCTCCTAACTGCGACATCTGTGGATCAGTAGAAGATGTCTATCACATTCTTATAGAGTGTAGTAAAAATCGTGCCCTTAGGGAGGCGCTCATAACTTCAGCCAATCTAATGCCATATGACATTGGTGCTTTCATACACATACTCAGTCAACCATCATCAGACACGGCACAAATGGTTTTTAGATTGGCTGGAATTATACTGAATAAATaggtagatttgttttattttaaatattcactgaattttgtaatttttggaaGTACTCATAGGAAGCGGACCATAGGGCCGATATATACAAATGTATGAAGGtcctgttaaataataaattgaaaaaaaaaaaaaaaaaaaagctagGTTGTTATCTTTGTCACCTAAAAGCTCcaacatttaaatattacaactACTTTTAGCGAAAATGTCCTCAAATTGTCTTCCGCGCGTGCGTCTTCCACACAGCAGACAGAGCGAGAGCGCTTTGTTGTTTCGCGTTCCCGCTCGCACACCACGCTTCTTTGTTTTGGCGATGATATAAAGGCTCGGCGCGAACACGCCGCTCGAATATTAGGTACAGAGTGCAGCCGAGTAAGAGGCGTTCCGCGTTTCGAAGCGGCAGCAGTTCAacttaaaaaactttttaaaaaatCTGTGTTTTCGGCCAGTGACTTTTGTGCAGTGATCAGTGATGAGGCCGCCTACGGAATATGAGGGGGGAGCGCGGGTGCCGACGGAAGCCGAGGAGGTGGACCCGCGGGCGCCGGCGATGATGATCTGCGCCCGGCTCGCTGGCCGCGCCATCATTCGCGTCGTCGGACGCTGCGAGGATGCCCAAGAAAACAGCCAGCTTGGTCAGTACCATCGTTGATTAGCCTGGTTACTTAACTGAACCTTACTACGACGagataaggtccaccaatgctTAAGCATAAACTGTTATCATGTGCAATTTTTAAACAGTAGTTATGATCGACTACGTCAGCTATGCAAGCCTGAATATAAGAACCAGTTTAAAACATACGAACTTGAAAGTTGGCCGACGGTCCTATTTTTGATACAGTTCGGCGTTAGAAATAGATTTCGTACGTCAATATCTGGCAATGCATCATATATCACAATAGTCGATAAGACTgcgatgtacctaaactgcaCTTGCGCGAGGCGTACCAAAACaaacaatatgtacctaccttacctacctatgttcATTAATGATCTGTGATTGGTCAGTGACTCAGTGTATGGTTGGTGTATGGTACTAAGATCAGCCTTTCATATTTTATATTCACTTCTTTACATGTGTGTGTAGTAATACATAACTACCTTAGTCTGCATAACTAATGGTTACCTAGTCGTCAGAAAATGGCGCGAAATCAAAATTTCTACATCTCTCATAAAGCCCCTAAAGGGAGCTTATTACAGGCACATCTAAAAGCTTAAAAGgcttgacagacaaacaaacAGACAATGTTTAAAACTGGTCTACCTCAAAATAAAAGTAGAATcggataagtacctacttgaaatTGTGCTACAATAATTGGAGTGATTATCAAGCATTAACACTGTTGGGCAGTAATTAATCTAGATACATCGATTAATAAGTttcatttttttgtaattatcaTTACCCTGAGTGTAAGGGCACTGGTAAGGGCCGATACAAAAGGACTGCAaaccgactgcaatttgtatgggaactgcacgacGTTGCAGTTGGGTTGCAGACCATTTGTATCGACCCTTAGGCTCAGGATAATGATGTACCGGCCCTAAGATTTAAGTCGCATTACTAGCATAAGTATACCAAAAAATAATACGTTTTCAAATGTTAATTAcgtacaataaaaacaaaacatagtATTATGTCGTCAATATAATcaagttaaataataatctcggcaataacaataacaatggcTGATGGGAATAATACacactacctacctatatactatGATCATGTTTTTGTAAATAGATGTGAACTGAAATTTTATGTCAACTCAAATTCGCGTTAAGTGGTAATCTGTTAGAAAAACGAGACAGGTCAAGAAACTCGCgacatacctactaaataaaCCAGTATATATTTATAAGAGTGTGGAATTGAAACCATCAACGTCAAATTAGAACATCTAAAAGGATTTCCTAAATGTTCGTAGTAGTAGACTACctattaggtaccgtaaaatggggtgagtagggtcaaaactgaaattcaaacctcgataactttttatttttacatatgaaaactgaatggtgtatataataagtgttccggacgtttgtattttagtttttattttattttgggtagttccatttcataactttgacgataaagaggaaaacccacctcaccccgtagtgcctcgtatttggggtgagaggggttttcatacaaaggtgattctggaagattgttggatcgattttttttattatgcgtattactatagccccattttaaattgaatacattatttttgtagcaatagccttaaaatcccttcttatccccctctcaaacctctccccattcataacccacctctccccgcgaaacctactcaccccgttttacggtactaatTTATCATACTCTACTAGAAGACAAAAGACGagctataatataattatttaaattgcgTAGACATGTAATCTTATCAGCATATTGCGTTGTCGGAACACCTAATTGAATCTATTTATTGTTATGAATGTCAAGAATTGAGGGCGAAAATAGTtggtaggtataattatattaattatgtgtTACAAAATTTCGTTCATAGAGGACTCTCTGATATGCAAAgatctaaactaaataaacacgGCACCTAGCTAAATCGTTTATTTACCAAGAAACATTACGAACCTATTAGAGAGGATTCGTAAGagctatttaaaaataaatttaaaccgagtcatcaaaataaacaaaagttaaaaaaacagaATTCAAACAATTACAGTCATTACAATCATTGTTATCTATATCATAACATATGTTTACCATAATTGCGTATATCAACTTCATATAAGTATATATCTGAATAATCTCTAACAACAAATACATGTGCCCTTTTCAAGCAAATGGGTACCACAATGGTCGGTAGTAACTACGGCGCTACagctataaaaattacattacaaaTCGACCTTGTCAACGATACCTTTTGCTGAAAACGCCACATATTTATGATGCCAGTCGGTCGCTAGCGAATGTCTTTCCCATGTGTAATTAATCTAGTACCTAAGGTGTATTTCCAATGACAGGAGATTGAGGGCATCTCATAATTTTCAGTCAGCATGagaagtagctaagcgggcgaggtaggTATTCAGAATGATATGAAGCTCCGAATACATCGTATTCGTCGGTCATAGCAGGACTTACCTACTTAATGGATAACTTAACCGCTCCTCGACTCGTCCATTTATATATAGGCACAtctaaaacgtagtgatttaattctctttggaCACTTCATACTTGTTCACGTACAGATTTTGTTTGCAAACTGCACTATTCTTATGCTTACCCTGTCCGATGCTTATGACCTTATATTTTCTTACATTTTGTATGAGTTATGTTAATCTAGTATCTAGTGACATATGGactaaatttaaatacctattccTAATCTGATAAAtcatcaggtgacaagcaaaagtcactaattactataaaatatgtaaacaaaaatcaaccttcttttcgtactaatatggttcactgtggctatgaacttgtggtggtacttagtgagttttgcttgtcacctgacgaaatgcTAAgcgaaaattaaaatgtataatattatgttttgtgaCTACCTTAACCTTAACACTTGATTACTTACTGTCTACAGTGAAATTCAGAATTAGAGAACCCAAATTGACGTTCTACTCATATTTGTAGATTTACAAGCACTTATTAGCACTGAAAGTCGGCTTCGATGTTAACAAGGCATGTCATAGCAATATGTCCAGATGATAATTAAGTATGCATGGTTGCTGCACAAGTGTAACTAAGCGTGTTGTAACTACTGGGTGTAGTCGTCAAGGATAAGGAGTCACAAAGATAATAGCTACCTTTTCTAATTGCTTCTAGGTAAATGGGGTTTATAGGGTGGCCAAAACTTTCATCGTGACCAAAAGTTAAAACATTCGCGATAATGGTGTTACTCATCAAAACTACGTCGAGAGCAGTTTAGGTGATTGTATGACAAACCAGAAATAACGTTCCAGTATCCATAATTGTTTATGTTTTTCTATCTATGTTTGACTTAGTTACCTCTCGCTTTTCATTTAGTGACCCGTTTTATATACTAGCATGAAATGAAGGCAAccgttttatatatttatacgtCTCTACCTCAACGTTGCATGTAGAGGTACCATTACAGATCTTTGTAGTAAAAGTGTGTGTCCTTCCATTGTTTGATGACCTTACATGCTCCGTTGGTGAAGAAAAAGAATTGAGGAGATACCTAATTACGTAAAATTCTCGCAAACCACTATTATTGCCGTACATTAAACAAGTTAGCACTAATTAACGACTCACACATTCCGTTGTCGGTTTTCGCTACCTAATATATACTGTTTAATTGCTTTGCCTATGAATATAAAACGCGGCAACCACAATATTATGCTTTacctaaattataaaatattaaatatatacatacctatattggGCTTAAAGCTTAAATTCGTTGAAAAAGTAAATTTCATTAATTGTAGAGTTCTCGtagagcaaataaataaatttgactTAATTATGGACATGTAGTAAATACACGTTGTATACTTATATCAGACTCGCACAATGCGAGTATTGTGGAGGTTCTGCGGTAAcacaaaatattatttgaagATGTGCAACCTTGGCAGCACCTATCGAAACCCGCTACTCGAGTTTCCCAATTATTTCTCAGGCGGTTACCGCACTGCCCAATTTCCAGTTCACGGCTGTTTATTTATTGGAACATATCATGAATACTGTTACAAATTGTGACCCGTCGAGTATTACGTGAATTATGGTTATGGATACGGTTTCGTGTGGTTTCTGATTCGAGGGATTACGTGTCTAGTTCAGTCTTACGACTAGACTTAAGACCTTGTTGGAGCATTTGCGAATCTTCTTGGAGAGAGTCGGGTGCAGTCGGGTAATTGCCTACTCTAGTCATTTATTAACTACTTAGGGGGTCGATTAACCCTTCGAGTGGCATTGTCCTCCTCGAGGTCTCTTCGGTAAGTGGCGGGGGCCGCGAGACGGACAGACATTAACAAGTCGTTGAATGGCGGCACCTCAGATTGAACGATGGGTTGAGTGGCGCAgccattttggaaaaatatacgtCAAGTGGCGGGGCCTCAACGGGTGATCATCGCGAATTTGGCGCGTGTTAGAAATATgaccatttcccaaaaaaatgtatgaaggtGGGTGAGGTGAGGTGAGGTGGGGCGGGAACATCACGCCATTTCTAACAAACTTTGTTTTACGCGGGAATTCGACCGTTAGGGAATAGCATCCTTGTTTATTGACAAATGCATCTTACAAGAGTGAGCAAGCTAGGCATAGTTTTAACGGTTTTATTTTAGGCGGGAAATGCAGCGTCGCACAGAGGCCGCGAGACGGTCTCTGCCAATTACGGGCTTTGTTATGACCGAACCTTCTCGCGACCGCCGCCAATTAGGGGAGTGTCCACGTCGCGACCTCTGCCACGCAGaggcatattaaaaaaaatggccgcGCCATTTCTCCTACCGTGCAACCGGAGGTGCTGCCACCCGAAGGGTTAATATAAGGTAGGTATATCCATATGTTTTTTATACAGGTAAATTCCTAAAACCTGTATTAATTAGAACGGGGTCTATCAAGAAATTGATGTAAAATAGATACTTACCGAAGATTTCATTGTGAGAGAAAGATGTAGGCACTCATATTTACTTACTATAGaaatgacagacagacacagaTCACTGATTAGGAACTACACTTTCAATCACATAattattagtaggtaattattattgACGTAACTGTCGTTATTGTTCGCGGCATACTACTTAGTAACTATTCCACCTAAACCGCCGTAATAACCGCAAGAATCTTGGCTGGAATCCGC
This genomic window from Cydia amplana chromosome Z, ilCydAmpl1.1, whole genome shotgun sequence contains:
- the LOC134660685 gene encoding uncharacterized protein LOC134660685, producing MDWDRASLRSLPERAIRKNARLAEKRSCSDQGPDSEGDDSEGSYTTVVAKRLRRRLRTGILQHSTQGNVESEGIKEEFEVSLTSKEPLPKQIAMAKLLRAENISGILRVKFKGAYKVLIQFSLSTQAEKLISCSTFNNEKMSCQWSNQAEYCFGLIRNIDLDIEDEELLKEFNVSQVVLAIRRLNRLNEDGQWVKSEAIRICFKATSLPSYVYAYDCRFKVEPYIFPVSQCSGCWKFGHRARTCPTKKIVCPKCGKNHENCNTTVMTCINCQGAHMALDKTCPVFLKEKRLRMIMSKHFCTYKKAMELYYEQESTSTESPSDAIDNTQLSTNTSYRDALTSQKSSAVVFTPDIRKEEDKLKEVLPLAGPSSPVNKQPRQKIKARKRREEPKCDLQQPALPSANQGKQEGEDEKEKRRNSTRFREILQKLKEICLSRQTLECKVKAVVSFLIEQVVSFVLDIVKGGDLLNMLSIFNYG